A single window of Vibrio alfacsensis DNA harbors:
- the ligA gene encoding NAD-dependent DNA ligase LigA, protein MSESVLQRLEELKESLHYHAVRYYVEDNPEIPDAEYDRMMRELLDIEAEHPELISVDSPSQRVGGKPLSEFSQVTHEVPMLSLDNAFDDEELNGFQKRAQDRVVGQTIKQYCCEPKLDGLAVSLLYENGVLVQAATRGDGTTGENITENVRTISAIPLKLQGNDWPTRLEVRGEVFMPKAGFEKLNEMARKKGEKVFVNPRNAAAGSLRQLDSRITASRPLSFYAYSVGVVEGATLATSHYERFLQIKSWGLPMCPETKRVDSLEEVKAYYQDILACREALAYEIDGVVIKVDDIAIQERLGFVARAPRWAIAYKFPAQEEITTLNEVEFQVGRTGAITPVAKLEPVFVGGVTVSNATLHNADEIERLQVMVGDQVVIRRAGDVIPQVVSVIRERRPDNAREIIFPNACPVCGSHVERIEGEAVTRCTGGLVCQAQRKEALKHFVSRKALDVDGLGEKVIEQLVDREMVETPADLFKLSAGVLTVLERMGPKSATNIVNALEKSKLTTLPRFLYSLGIREVGEATAANLAQHFKKLDVIQQATEEQLIEVQDIGMVVAKHITTFFGEEKNQAVVSDLLSQGIHWPEISAPQAGIELPLEGKTVVLTGTLSQLGRSEAKEALQNLGAKVTGSVSKKTDILFAGENAGSKLTKAQELGIEIQTEQDLLNLMK, encoded by the coding sequence ATGTCTGAATCCGTACTTCAGCGACTAGAAGAGCTAAAAGAGTCGCTGCACTACCACGCAGTTCGTTATTACGTGGAAGATAACCCAGAGATCCCAGATGCTGAATACGATCGTATGATGCGCGAACTATTGGATATTGAAGCTGAACATCCAGAGTTGATTAGCGTGGATTCTCCTAGCCAGCGTGTCGGCGGAAAGCCGTTGTCTGAGTTCAGTCAAGTGACCCACGAAGTGCCAATGCTGTCGTTGGACAATGCCTTTGATGATGAAGAGTTGAATGGTTTTCAAAAGCGAGCGCAAGATCGAGTCGTTGGACAAACTATTAAGCAATATTGCTGCGAACCCAAGTTGGATGGTCTTGCTGTTAGCTTGCTGTATGAAAACGGTGTACTTGTTCAAGCTGCAACACGTGGTGATGGCACAACGGGGGAAAACATCACGGAAAACGTTCGGACCATCAGTGCTATTCCGTTAAAACTGCAAGGTAATGATTGGCCAACGCGTTTGGAAGTCCGTGGTGAAGTATTCATGCCAAAAGCGGGGTTTGAAAAGCTTAACGAGATGGCCCGTAAGAAAGGCGAAAAAGTCTTTGTTAACCCTCGTAATGCAGCAGCAGGCAGTCTACGTCAATTAGATTCGCGGATTACCGCTTCGCGTCCACTGAGCTTTTATGCATACAGCGTAGGTGTGGTAGAGGGCGCGACGCTTGCAACTAGCCACTATGAGCGTTTTCTACAAATCAAGTCTTGGGGCTTACCGATGTGCCCAGAAACCAAGCGCGTAGATAGCTTGGAAGAAGTAAAAGCGTACTATCAAGACATTCTTGCGTGTCGTGAAGCGCTGGCCTATGAAATTGATGGGGTAGTGATCAAAGTTGATGATATTGCCATTCAAGAGCGTCTTGGCTTTGTTGCCCGTGCTCCACGTTGGGCTATTGCTTACAAATTCCCAGCTCAAGAAGAAATCACAACACTGAATGAAGTTGAATTTCAGGTTGGGCGTACTGGTGCAATCACGCCTGTGGCGAAACTGGAACCCGTATTTGTCGGTGGCGTAACCGTCAGCAATGCCACGCTACACAATGCTGATGAAATTGAGCGCTTGCAAGTGATGGTGGGGGACCAAGTGGTGATCCGTCGAGCTGGTGATGTGATTCCACAAGTGGTGTCAGTGATCAGAGAACGCCGACCTGACAACGCCCGCGAAATTATTTTCCCGAATGCTTGTCCGGTGTGTGGTTCGCATGTAGAGCGTATCGAGGGTGAAGCAGTAACACGTTGTACCGGTGGCTTGGTGTGTCAGGCTCAACGTAAAGAAGCGTTAAAACACTTTGTGTCTCGTAAGGCTTTAGACGTAGATGGCTTAGGTGAGAAAGTCATAGAGCAGTTAGTCGATCGCGAAATGGTGGAAACACCTGCAGACCTGTTTAAACTGTCTGCGGGCGTACTAACGGTTTTAGAGCGAATGGGGCCAAAGTCTGCGACCAACATCGTCAATGCGCTTGAAAAGTCAAAGCTGACGACTCTGCCACGCTTTTTATACTCACTAGGTATTCGTGAAGTAGGGGAAGCAACGGCGGCGAATTTAGCTCAGCATTTTAAGAAGCTCGATGTCATTCAACAAGCAACAGAAGAACAGCTTATTGAAGTGCAAGACATCGGTATGGTTGTGGCAAAGCACATTACGACTTTCTTCGGTGAAGAGAAAAACCAAGCAGTGGTGAGTGACCTATTATCTCAAGGCATCCATTGGCCAGAAATCTCGGCACCTCAAGCGGGGATTGAGCTGCCATTGGAGGGCAAAACGGTAGTGTTAACGGGCACGCTTTCTCAGCTTGGCCGTAGCGAAGCAAAAGAGGCATTGCAAAACTTAGGCGCGAAAGTGACAGGTAGCGTCTCGAAAAAAACCGATATTCTGTTTGCTGGTGAGAATGCAGGTTCGAAGCTGACAAAAGCTCAGGAGTTGGGTATTGAGATTCAAACGGAGCAAGACTTGCTCAATTTGATGAAATAA
- the zipA gene encoding cell division protein ZipA, producing MQELRFVLIVVGALAIAALLFHGLWTSKKEGKAKFGNKPLGKLDVDQIDKEEQERDFARGSEDDFEIIRKDRKEPDFGVDNDNVFDNKFVADPLIDDVLEAKEKPREEEAIPAFIATKSVDDVEPLIAEPLASEPLMTEPVKPFVEDEKVEPVFATRETVEVPEIKESPGSIETPAAVASVEAVEEPKPEPEMQVIVLNVHCAGEEAFVGTKLFESMQQNGLIYGEMNIFHRHEDWEGNGKVLFSVANMMHPGTLEHDDPADFSTKGISFFMTLPCYGQAEQNFNLMLRIAQQIADDMGGNVLDDQRNLMTPDRLALYRRQIVEFNAAKA from the coding sequence ATGCAGGAATTGCGATTCGTACTCATTGTTGTTGGCGCACTAGCCATCGCCGCATTGCTATTTCATGGCTTGTGGACAAGCAAGAAAGAAGGCAAAGCAAAATTTGGTAACAAGCCATTAGGCAAGTTGGACGTTGACCAGATTGATAAGGAAGAGCAAGAGCGTGATTTTGCTCGTGGTTCAGAAGACGATTTTGAAATCATTCGCAAAGACCGTAAAGAACCAGATTTTGGTGTTGATAACGACAATGTATTCGACAATAAGTTCGTTGCTGACCCGCTTATTGACGATGTTCTTGAGGCAAAAGAGAAACCTCGAGAAGAAGAAGCCATTCCAGCATTCATCGCAACAAAATCGGTTGATGATGTAGAGCCGTTAATTGCAGAACCGTTAGCTTCAGAACCATTGATGACCGAGCCTGTTAAACCTTTTGTCGAAGATGAAAAAGTTGAGCCGGTGTTTGCCACGCGCGAAACGGTAGAGGTGCCGGAGATTAAAGAGTCACCGGGAAGTATCGAAACGCCAGCTGCTGTAGCATCAGTTGAAGCGGTTGAAGAGCCTAAGCCGGAGCCGGAAATGCAAGTGATTGTACTGAACGTTCATTGTGCCGGTGAGGAAGCATTTGTCGGCACGAAGCTTTTTGAGAGTATGCAGCAAAATGGACTGATCTATGGTGAAATGAACATTTTCCATCGCCATGAAGATTGGGAGGGGAATGGTAAAGTTCTCTTTAGTGTGGCGAATATGATGCACCCAGGTACATTGGAACACGATGATCCTGCAGATTTTTCTACAAAAGGCATTTCATTCTTTATGACTCTGCCATGTTACGGTCAAGCAGAGCAGAATTTTAACCTCATGCTGCGCATTGCCCAGCAGATAGCTGATGATATGGGCGGTAACGTGCTTGATGATCAGCGAAACTTGATGACACCAGATCGATTAGCATTATATCGTCGTCAAATTGTTGAGTTTAACGCCGCTAAGGCATAA
- the cysZ gene encoding sulfate transporter CysZ — translation MTLNNQSRTGFGYFLYGIQIALSPEIRRFVMLPLLANILLVGGAIFYLFSHLDVWIDGWIGQLPEFLSWLTYLLWPILVLTILATFSYFFSTLANFIAAPFNGLLAEKVEESLTGQKVNDDGFAALIKDVPRVMAREWRKLLYVLPKAIGLFLLLLIPALGQTVGPFLWFIFTAWMLAIQYCDYPFDNHKVSFNDMRYKLKQKQGKAYGFGVLVSVFTTIPILNLIVMPVAVCGATAMWVAEFKHQR, via the coding sequence ATGACTCTAAACAATCAATCAAGAACCGGATTCGGTTATTTTCTGTATGGGATACAGATTGCACTCTCACCAGAGATCCGACGCTTTGTCATGTTGCCACTATTGGCTAATATTTTGCTCGTGGGTGGTGCGATCTTCTACCTATTCTCGCATCTCGACGTGTGGATTGATGGTTGGATCGGACAACTACCAGAATTCTTATCTTGGTTGACTTATCTCTTGTGGCCGATTTTAGTACTGACTATCCTTGCCACTTTCTCGTATTTTTTCAGTACATTAGCAAACTTTATTGCCGCGCCTTTTAATGGGTTGTTGGCAGAGAAAGTAGAAGAGTCCCTCACAGGACAAAAAGTCAATGACGACGGTTTTGCGGCACTCATCAAAGATGTACCTCGCGTGATGGCCCGTGAATGGCGCAAACTACTTTATGTATTACCAAAAGCAATTGGTCTGTTTTTGCTATTACTGATCCCTGCACTAGGTCAGACAGTCGGCCCATTCTTGTGGTTTATTTTCACGGCTTGGATGTTAGCCATTCAATACTGCGATTACCCATTCGATAATCACAAAGTTTCATTTAATGATATGCGTTACAAATTGAAACAGAAACAAGGCAAAGCCTATGGATTCGGTGTATTGGTCTCGGTATTTACCACCATTCCTATTCTTAACCTCATTGTTATGCCTGTGGCTGTCTGTGGTGCAACAGCGATGTGGGTGGCTGAGTTTAAACATCAGCGATAG
- the cysK gene encoding cysteine synthase A → MSKIYEDNSLTIGNTPLVRLNKVSKGKVLAKIEARNPSFSVKCRIGANMIWEAEKAGTLKPGVELVEPTSGNTGVALAFVAAARGYKLTLTMPESMSLERRKLLKALGANLELTEAAKGMKGAIAKAEEIVASNPEKYLLLQQFNNPANPEIHEKTTGPEIWEATDGEIDVFVAGVGTGGTITGTSRYIKGEKGKAITSVAVEPAESPVIAQALAGEEIQPAPHKIQGIGAGFIPGNLDLELIDRVEQVTSEEAIEMARRLMEEEGILAGISSGAAVVAANRLAELPEFAGKTIVTVLPSSGERYLSTALFAGIFTEKENQQ, encoded by the coding sequence ATGAGCAAGATCTACGAAGACAACTCTCTTACTATTGGTAATACCCCTCTCGTTCGCTTAAACAAAGTGAGCAAAGGTAAAGTTCTCGCAAAAATCGAAGCACGTAACCCTAGCTTCAGCGTTAAGTGCCGTATCGGTGCGAACATGATTTGGGAAGCAGAAAAAGCTGGCACCCTTAAGCCAGGTGTAGAGCTCGTTGAGCCGACCAGTGGTAACACAGGTGTTGCGCTTGCATTCGTAGCAGCAGCTCGCGGTTATAAACTAACACTGACGATGCCTGAGTCCATGAGCCTTGAGCGTCGTAAACTTCTTAAAGCACTAGGTGCAAACCTTGAACTTACTGAAGCCGCGAAAGGTATGAAAGGTGCGATTGCAAAAGCGGAAGAAATTGTCGCAAGCAACCCTGAAAAATATCTGCTTCTTCAGCAATTCAACAACCCAGCGAACCCAGAAATTCATGAAAAAACGACTGGTCCTGAAATTTGGGAAGCAACCGATGGTGAAATCGACGTATTCGTCGCGGGTGTAGGTACAGGCGGTACTATCACTGGTACAAGCCGTTACATCAAAGGCGAAAAAGGCAAAGCGATTACCTCTGTTGCAGTAGAACCAGCAGAATCTCCAGTTATTGCGCAAGCACTAGCAGGTGAAGAAATCCAACCAGCACCACATAAAATCCAAGGTATCGGTGCCGGCTTCATCCCTGGTAACTTAGATTTAGAGCTTATCGACCGCGTAGAGCAAGTGACTTCAGAAGAAGCCATTGAGATGGCTCGACGTCTAATGGAAGAAGAAGGTATCCTTGCAGGCATCTCCTCTGGTGCAGCTGTCGTTGCCGCAAATCGTCTCGCGGAACTACCTGAATTTGCAGGAAAAACAATTGTTACCGTGCTTCCAAGCTCTGGTGAACGTTACCTAAGTACCGCGCTTTTTGCAGGCATATTTACTGAGAAAGAGAACCAACAGTAA
- a CDS encoding HPr family phosphocarrier protein, with the protein MYEKQVEITAENGLHTRPAAQFVKEAKAFDADITVTSNGKSASAKSLFKLQTLGLVKGTLVTISAEGPQAQQAVDHLVALMDELH; encoded by the coding sequence ATGTACGAGAAGCAAGTAGAAATCACAGCAGAAAACGGTCTTCACACTCGTCCAGCTGCACAGTTCGTTAAAGAAGCTAAAGCATTCGACGCGGACATCACTGTGACTTCTAACGGTAAAAGCGCTAGCGCTAAGAGCCTATTCAAGCTACAAACACTAGGCCTAGTAAAAGGTACTCTAGTTACTATTTCAGCTGAAGGCCCTCAAGCTCAACAAGCTGTTGACCACCTAGTTGCTCTAATGGATGAGCTACACTAA
- the ptsI gene encoding phosphoenolpyruvate-protein phosphotransferase PtsI codes for MISGILASPGIAIGKALLLQEDEIVLNTNTISDDQVEAEVARFFDARNKSSAQLETIKQKALETFGEEKEAIFEGHIMLLEDEELEEEILALIKNDKMTADHAIHTVIEEQACALESLDDEYLKERATDIRDIGSRFVKNALGINIVSLSDIDQEVILVAYDLTPSETAQINLDYVLGFACDIGGRTSHTSIMARSLELPAIVGTNDITKQVKNGDMLILDAMNNKIVVNPSEAEVEEAKAVKAAFLAEKEELAKLKDLHAETTDGHRVEVCGNIGTVKDCDGIIRNGGEGVGLYRTEFLFMDRDALPTEEEQYHAYKEVAEAMNGQAVIIRTMDIGGDKDLPYMDLPKEMNPFLGWRAVRISLDRREILRDQLRGILRASAHGKLRIMFPMIISVEEIRELKKAIEEYKAELRAEGHAFDEEIEIGVMVETPAAAAIAHHLAKEVAFFSIGTNDLTQYTLAVDRGNEMISHLYNPLSPAVLTVIKQVIDASHAEGKWTGMCGELAGDERATLLLLGMGLDEFSMSGISIPAVKKVIRNSNFAEVKAMAEEALALPTAAEIEAVVEKFIAEKTQ; via the coding sequence ATGATTTCAGGCATCCTAGCATCTCCTGGTATTGCAATCGGTAAAGCACTACTACTTCAAGAAGATGAAATTGTCCTAAACACAAACACTATTTCTGACGACCAAGTAGAAGCTGAAGTTGCGCGTTTCTTCGACGCTCGTAACAAATCTTCTGCTCAACTAGAAACCATCAAGCAAAAAGCGCTTGAAACGTTCGGTGAAGAAAAAGAAGCGATCTTTGAAGGTCATATCATGCTTCTTGAAGACGAAGAGCTAGAAGAGGAAATCCTAGCACTTATCAAAAATGACAAGATGACTGCGGATCACGCTATCCATACAGTTATCGAAGAGCAAGCTTGTGCTCTTGAGTCTCTTGATGACGAATACCTAAAAGAACGCGCAACTGACATCCGTGATATCGGTTCTCGTTTTGTTAAAAATGCACTAGGTATCAACATCGTTTCGCTAAGCGATATCGATCAAGAAGTTATCTTAGTAGCTTACGATCTAACGCCATCAGAAACAGCACAAATCAACCTAGATTACGTGCTTGGTTTTGCTTGTGACATCGGCGGTCGTACTTCTCACACTTCAATCATGGCTCGTTCACTAGAACTTCCAGCGATCGTTGGTACTAACGACATCACTAAGCAAGTTAAGAACGGCGACATGCTGATTCTTGATGCGATGAACAACAAGATTGTTGTAAACCCATCAGAAGCTGAAGTAGAAGAAGCAAAAGCCGTTAAAGCTGCATTCCTTGCTGAAAAAGAAGAGCTAGCGAAGCTAAAAGACCTACACGCAGAAACAACTGACGGTCACCGCGTAGAAGTTTGCGGTAACATCGGTACTGTTAAAGACTGTGACGGCATCATCCGTAACGGCGGTGAAGGCGTTGGTCTGTACCGTACAGAATTCCTGTTTATGGACCGTGATGCACTTCCGACTGAAGAAGAGCAATACCACGCTTACAAAGAAGTTGCAGAAGCAATGAACGGTCAAGCTGTGATCATCCGTACTATGGATATCGGCGGCGACAAAGATCTACCATACATGGATCTTCCAAAAGAGATGAACCCGTTCCTAGGCTGGCGTGCAGTGCGTATCAGCTTGGATCGTCGTGAAATCCTACGTGATCAACTACGTGGTATCCTACGTGCATCTGCACACGGTAAGCTACGCATCATGTTCCCAATGATCATCTCTGTTGAAGAAATTCGTGAGCTTAAGAAAGCGATCGAAGAGTACAAGGCAGAACTACGTGCTGAAGGCCACGCATTCGACGAAGAAATCGAAATCGGTGTTATGGTTGAAACGCCAGCAGCAGCAGCGATCGCGCACCACCTAGCGAAAGAAGTTGCGTTCTTCTCTATCGGTACAAACGACCTAACTCAATACACACTAGCGGTTGACCGTGGTAACGAGATGATCTCTCACCTATACAACCCACTATCACCAGCTGTACTTACAGTGATCAAGCAAGTTATCGACGCTTCTCACGCTGAAGGTAAGTGGACTGGTATGTGTGGTGAGCTTGCAGGTGATGAGCGTGCAACGCTTCTACTTCTAGGTATGGGCCTAGATGAGTTCTCTATGAGCGGTATCTCTATCCCTGCAGTGAAGAAAGTTATCCGTAACTCTAACTTTGCAGAAGTGAAAGCAATGGCTGAAGAAGCACTTGCACTACCTACAGCGGCGGAAATCGAAGCAGTAGTAGAGAAGTTCATCGCAGAGAAAACTCAATAA
- the crr gene encoding PTS glucose transporter subunit IIA gives MGLFDKLKKLVSDDSADAGAIEIIAPLSGEIVNIEDVPDVVFAEKIVGDGIAIKPAGNKMVAPVNGTIGKIFETNHAFSIESDDGVELFVHFGIDTVELKGEGFKRIAEEGQTVKAGDTVIEFDLALLEEKAKSTLTPVVISNMDEIKELNKLSGSVTVGETPVLRVTK, from the coding sequence ATGGGTCTGTTTGACAAACTTAAGAAGCTAGTATCTGACGACAGCGCTGACGCAGGTGCAATCGAAATCATCGCACCACTGTCTGGTGAGATCGTGAATATCGAAGATGTGCCAGATGTTGTTTTCGCTGAGAAAATCGTTGGTGACGGTATTGCTATCAAACCTGCTGGTAACAAAATGGTAGCTCCTGTAAACGGTACTATCGGTAAGATCTTCGAAACGAACCACGCGTTCTCTATCGAGTCTGACGACGGTGTTGAGCTTTTCGTTCACTTCGGTATCGATACTGTTGAACTAAAAGGCGAAGGCTTCAAGCGTATCGCTGAAGAAGGTCAAACTGTTAAAGCTGGCGACACTGTAATTGAATTCGATCTTGCTCTTCTAGAAGAGAAAGCGAAGTCAACGCTAACTCCAGTTGTTATCTCTAACATGGACGAAATCAAAGAGCTGAACAAGCTTTCTGGTTCTGTAACTGTTGGTGAAACTCCAGTTCTACGTGTAACTAAGTAA